The following proteins are encoded in a genomic region of Micromonospora olivasterospora:
- a CDS encoding trypsin-like serine protease codes for MANTAGSRRRRVAGIVAGLALGSAAVVAPNTVAQAAAPADGVQATSGVQSGNRTTSSSNYRAGTFTPPAPGAYGPRFQAPLPSTRITGGTLANVSNYKSVVGVVTYDSTGVGWCTGTVIARNKVLTAAHCTVDFVGTARVIAGRNQLLTELPDGNWGIPDNSGGYVLEVASTWTHQGYNLAALINGTADKILDDVAVLTLKQNLPVEYTPVTLSEQGDQTYYAPDTAGEIVGYGVDSEIANDPNDPEGDDDPADETVLRRAAVTMKANEVCGRYGHYDANRMICAGGDMREDESVTTDTCGGDSGGPLFVNGKQVGITDWGYIPCGSFPGFYERISYYANSIKADLTRPALVNADWTGDGHTDLIARDTSGRLRLFTGRGFSNDGNGGFVSSKIINSGWGSAKRVFRVYNWNGDRKPSIMAVNTLGELWIYNNDGKGGILSGKRIGTGWGNFTALMVTNNWLGNNLPSLLVRKSNGELWRYTSNGSGGWLNPAGTRIGTGWNGFNLFLTPGAWKGDGLDVIIGRTSTGYLKMYQSDGKGGWTNPAGTQIGSGWGSYKNIITPGDWNGDNMMDMLGVNSTYSMRLYTTDGKGNWIDASGKVISSGWSSYNLVF; via the coding sequence GTGGCAAACACCGCAGGATCCCGCCGGCGGCGGGTGGCCGGGATCGTGGCCGGCCTCGCTCTCGGCAGCGCGGCGGTCGTCGCGCCGAACACGGTCGCCCAGGCGGCCGCCCCGGCGGACGGCGTGCAGGCGACGAGCGGCGTCCAGAGCGGGAACCGGACGACCTCGTCGAGCAACTACCGGGCGGGCACGTTCACCCCGCCCGCACCGGGCGCCTACGGGCCCCGGTTCCAGGCGCCGCTTCCGTCCACCCGGATCACCGGCGGCACTCTGGCCAACGTGTCCAACTACAAGTCCGTCGTCGGCGTCGTCACCTACGACAGCACGGGCGTCGGTTGGTGCACCGGCACGGTCATCGCCCGGAACAAGGTGCTGACCGCGGCGCACTGCACCGTCGACTTCGTCGGCACCGCGCGCGTGATCGCCGGCCGTAACCAGCTTCTCACCGAGCTTCCGGACGGGAACTGGGGCATCCCCGACAACAGCGGTGGGTACGTGCTCGAGGTCGCCTCGACCTGGACTCACCAGGGTTACAACCTGGCCGCCCTGATCAACGGGACCGCCGACAAGATCCTCGACGATGTCGCGGTGCTCACGCTCAAGCAGAACCTCCCCGTGGAGTACACGCCGGTCACCCTGAGCGAGCAGGGCGACCAGACGTACTACGCGCCCGACACCGCCGGCGAAATCGTCGGCTACGGGGTGGACAGCGAGATCGCGAACGACCCCAACGACCCGGAGGGGGACGACGACCCCGCCGACGAGACGGTGCTCCGCCGGGCCGCGGTGACCATGAAGGCCAACGAGGTCTGCGGGCGGTACGGGCACTACGACGCCAACCGGATGATCTGCGCCGGCGGCGACATGCGGGAAGACGAGAGCGTCACCACCGACACCTGCGGCGGTGACTCCGGCGGTCCGCTGTTCGTGAACGGCAAGCAGGTCGGCATCACCGACTGGGGCTACATCCCGTGTGGCAGCTTCCCCGGCTTCTACGAGCGGATCAGCTACTACGCGAACTCGATCAAGGCCGACCTGACCCGTCCGGCCCTGGTGAACGCGGACTGGACCGGCGACGGCCACACCGACCTGATCGCGCGCGACACCAGCGGCAGGCTCCGCCTCTTCACGGGCCGGGGCTTCAGCAACGACGGCAACGGTGGCTTCGTCTCCTCGAAGATCATCAACTCTGGCTGGGGCAGCGCCAAGCGGGTCTTCCGGGTCTACAACTGGAACGGCGACCGCAAACCGTCCATCATGGCGGTGAACACGCTCGGCGAGCTGTGGATCTACAACAACGACGGGAAGGGCGGCATCCTCAGCGGCAAGCGGATCGGCACCGGCTGGGGCAACTTCACCGCCCTGATGGTGACCAACAACTGGCTGGGCAACAACCTGCCGAGCCTGCTTGTCCGCAAGTCGAACGGCGAGCTGTGGCGCTACACGAGCAACGGTAGCGGCGGCTGGCTGAACCCGGCGGGCACCCGGATCGGCACCGGCTGGAACGGGTTCAACCTGTTCCTCACCCCGGGCGCCTGGAAGGGCGACGGGCTCGATGTCATCATCGGCCGCACCTCGACCGGCTACCTGAAGATGTACCAGTCGGACGGCAAGGGCGGCTGGACCAACCCGGCCGGCACCCAGATCGGCAGCGGCTGGGGCAGCTACAAGAACATCATCACGCCGGGCGACTGGAACGGCGACAACATGATGGACATGCTCGGCGTCAACAGCACCTACAGCATGCGGCTCTACACCACCGACGGCAAGGGCAACTGGATCGACGCCAGCGGCAAGGTGATCTCCAGCGGCTGGAGCAGCTACAACCTGGTCTTCTGA
- a CDS encoding 2-oxoacid:ferredoxin oxidoreductase subunit beta — protein MSEPVALKLTAKDFKSDQEVRWCPGCGDYAVLAAVQGFMPELNIPRERIVFVSGIGCSSRFPYYMNTYGMHSIHGRAPAIATGLSVTRPDLSVWVVTGDGDALSIGGNHLIHALRRNVNLKILLFNNRIYGLTKGQYSPTSEVGKITKSTPVGSADAPFNPLSLALGAEATFVARTIDSDRKHLQSVLRAAAEHQGSAFVEIYQNCNIFNDGAFDPLKEPATRDDFLIRLEHGQPITFGKDGQFCVVHPPGGFGLEVRETASVAPEEVVVHDATVNDPAYAFALSRLPGLDLRNTPIGVFRSVDRPSYDSVVQDQVEAAKAKGTETPEQQLAGLLASGDTWTIL, from the coding sequence ATGTCTGAGCCCGTCGCCCTCAAGCTCACCGCCAAGGACTTCAAGTCCGACCAGGAGGTGCGCTGGTGCCCCGGCTGCGGTGACTACGCGGTCCTCGCCGCGGTCCAGGGCTTCATGCCGGAGCTGAACATCCCGCGCGAGCGGATCGTCTTCGTCTCCGGCATCGGCTGCTCGTCGCGCTTCCCGTACTACATGAACACCTACGGGATGCACTCGATCCACGGGCGTGCCCCGGCGATCGCCACCGGCCTGTCCGTCACCCGGCCGGACCTGTCGGTCTGGGTGGTCACCGGCGACGGCGACGCGCTGTCGATCGGCGGCAACCACCTGATCCACGCGCTGCGCCGCAACGTCAACCTCAAGATCCTGCTGTTCAACAACCGGATCTACGGCCTGACCAAGGGGCAGTACTCGCCCACCTCCGAGGTCGGCAAGATCACCAAGTCGACCCCGGTCGGCTCGGCGGACGCGCCGTTCAACCCGCTCTCGCTCGCTCTGGGCGCCGAGGCGACCTTCGTCGCCCGGACCATCGACTCCGACCGCAAGCACCTGCAGTCGGTGCTGCGGGCGGCGGCGGAGCACCAGGGCTCAGCGTTCGTGGAGATCTACCAGAACTGCAACATCTTCAACGACGGGGCGTTCGACCCGCTGAAGGAACCGGCCACCCGGGACGACTTCCTGATCCGGCTGGAGCACGGGCAGCCGATCACGTTCGGCAAGGACGGGCAGTTCTGCGTCGTCCACCCGCCGGGCGGTTTCGGGCTGGAGGTCCGGGAGACCGCGTCGGTCGCCCCGGAGGAGGTCGTCGTACACGACGCGACGGTCAACGATCCGGCGTACGCGTTCGCGCTGTCCCGGCTGCCCGGGCTCGACCTGCGCAACACCCCGATCGGTGTGTTCCGCTCGGTCGACCGCCCGTCGTACGACAGCGTGGTGCAGGACCAGGTCGAGGCGGCGAAGGCCAAGGGCACCGAGACCCCGGAGCAGCAGCTCGCGGGCCTGCTCGCCAGCGGCGACACCTGGACGATCCTCTGA
- a CDS encoding 2-oxoacid:acceptor oxidoreductase subunit alpha, with protein sequence MTKQIRQLDRVVIRFAGDSGDGMQLTGDRFTSETAQLGNDISTLPNFPAEIRAPAGTLPGVSSFQVHFADYDILTPGDAPNVLVAMNPAALKANLADLPRGADIIVNTDEFTKRNLAKVGYQTSPLDDDSLAGYVVHPVALTSMTIGALAEHAVSKKDAERAKNMFALGLLSWMYSRPYESTLRFLGRKFAARPELVAANVAAFRAGWNFGETTEDFSVRYEVKPAKMVSGTYRNITGNQALSLGLVAAGVRSGLPVFLGAYPITPASDILHELSKHKRFGVVTMQAEDEIAAVGAALGASYGGSLGVTTTSGPGVALKSETISLAVALELPLVIVDVQRAGPSTGMPTKTEQADLNMALYGRHGEAPVAVIAPKSPADCFHAAIEAARIALTYRTPVILLSDNYVANGSEPWLLPDVESLPDLRVDFATAPNGEDGTTFLPYLRDPETLARPWAVPGTPGLEHRIGGLEKADKTGDISYDPANHDFMVRTRAARIETIPVPDVEVDDPDGDARVLVLGWGSTYGPIGAACRGLRQRGLSVAQAHLRHLAPMPANLGQVLHAYDRVVIPEMNLGQLAQVIRSKYLVDAIGYNQVRGLPFTAAELETMLEEVLKNV encoded by the coding sequence GTGACCAAGCAGATCCGTCAACTCGACCGCGTGGTCATCCGGTTCGCCGGCGACTCCGGCGACGGCATGCAGCTGACCGGCGACCGGTTCACCTCGGAGACCGCGCAGCTGGGCAACGACATCTCCACGCTGCCCAACTTCCCCGCCGAGATCCGGGCACCCGCAGGCACGCTGCCGGGCGTGTCTAGCTTCCAGGTGCACTTCGCCGACTACGACATCCTCACCCCGGGCGACGCGCCGAACGTGCTGGTGGCGATGAACCCGGCCGCGCTCAAGGCCAACCTGGCCGACCTGCCGCGCGGCGCCGACATCATCGTCAACACCGACGAGTTCACCAAGCGCAACCTGGCCAAGGTCGGATACCAGACCAGCCCGCTGGACGACGACTCCCTCGCCGGGTACGTGGTGCACCCGGTCGCCCTCACCTCGATGACCATCGGGGCCCTGGCCGAGCACGCCGTGTCCAAGAAGGACGCCGAGCGGGCCAAGAACATGTTCGCCCTCGGCCTGCTCTCCTGGATGTACTCCCGGCCGTACGAGTCGACGCTGCGCTTCCTCGGGCGCAAGTTCGCCGCCCGTCCCGAGCTGGTCGCGGCGAACGTGGCCGCCTTCCGGGCGGGCTGGAACTTCGGCGAGACGACCGAGGACTTCTCGGTCCGGTACGAGGTCAAGCCGGCGAAGATGGTGTCGGGCACCTACCGCAACATCACCGGCAACCAGGCGCTCTCCCTGGGCCTGGTTGCCGCCGGCGTCCGTTCCGGGCTGCCGGTCTTCCTCGGCGCGTACCCGATCACCCCGGCGTCGGACATCCTGCACGAACTGAGCAAGCACAAGCGGTTCGGCGTGGTCACCATGCAGGCCGAGGACGAGATCGCGGCCGTCGGGGCGGCGCTCGGTGCCTCGTACGGCGGGTCGCTCGGCGTCACCACGACCAGCGGGCCGGGCGTCGCGCTCAAGAGCGAGACGATCTCGCTGGCTGTGGCGCTGGAGCTGCCGCTGGTCATCGTGGACGTGCAGCGCGCCGGGCCGTCCACCGGTATGCCGACCAAGACCGAGCAGGCCGACCTCAACATGGCCCTGTACGGCCGGCACGGCGAGGCCCCGGTCGCGGTCATCGCGCCGAAGTCGCCCGCGGACTGCTTCCACGCGGCCATCGAGGCGGCCCGGATCGCACTGACCTACCGCACCCCGGTGATCCTGCTGTCCGACAACTACGTCGCCAACGGCTCGGAGCCGTGGCTGCTGCCGGACGTGGAGTCCCTGCCCGACCTGCGGGTCGACTTCGCCACCGCGCCCAACGGCGAGGACGGCACCACGTTCCTGCCGTACCTGCGGGACCCGGAGACCCTCGCCCGGCCGTGGGCCGTCCCGGGCACCCCCGGCCTGGAGCACCGGATCGGCGGGCTGGAGAAGGCCGACAAGACCGGCGACATCTCGTACGACCCGGCGAACCACGACTTCATGGTGCGTACCCGGGCCGCCCGGATCGAGACCATCCCCGTGCCGGACGTCGAGGTCGACGACCCGGACGGCGACGCCCGCGTGCTGGTGCTCGGCTGGGGCTCGACGTACGGGCCGATCGGCGCGGCGTGCCGGGGCCTGCGTCAGCGGGGCCTCTCCGTCGCCCAGGCGCACCTGCGGCACCTGGCCCCGATGCCCGCCAACCTCGGCCAGGTGCTGCACGCCTACGACCGGGTGGTCATCCCCGAGATGAACCTCGGTCAGCTCGCCCAGGTGATCCGGTCCAAGTACCTCGTCGACGCGATCGGCTACAACCAGGTCCGTGGCCTGCCGTTCACCGCCGCCGAGCTGGAGACGATGCTGGAAGAGGTCCTGAAGAATGTCTGA
- the ndhC gene encoding NADH-quinone oxidoreductase subunit A — protein sequence MTGYLGSYATLGLLLLAGALFFVAAFSVNRVLQPARPADPPGKRASYECGLDPVGGDWAQMQIRYYVYAYLYVLFAVEAVFLFPWAVVFDRPGFGLVTVAEMGVFVAVLALGILYAWRKNILRWA from the coding sequence GTGACCGGTTACCTGGGCTCGTACGCGACGCTCGGGCTGTTGCTGCTTGCCGGTGCGCTCTTCTTCGTTGCAGCGTTTTCGGTCAATCGGGTGTTACAACCTGCCCGACCGGCTGATCCCCCTGGCAAGCGGGCCAGCTACGAGTGCGGTCTCGACCCGGTGGGCGGCGACTGGGCGCAGATGCAGATTCGCTACTACGTGTACGCGTATTTGTACGTACTGTTCGCGGTCGAGGCGGTGTTCCTCTTCCCCTGGGCGGTCGTCTTCGACCGGCCCGGGTTCGGGCTGGTGACGGTCGCCGAGATGGGCGTCTTCGTCGCGGTGCTGGCGCTCGGCATCCTCTACGCCTGGCGGAAGAACATCCTCCGCTGGGCCTGA
- the folP gene encoding dihydropteroate synthase, with product MAGVLRLGDRTFAPGELVVMAIVNRTPDSFFDRGATFAADSALRAVERAVAEGAEIIDIGGVKAGPGDEVDVAEEIRRTVDTIAAVRAAFPDVVLSIDTWRAEVAVEAVAAGADLLNDTWSGADPALARVAAETGAGLVCSHAGGLAPRTRPHRAAFDDVVADVVATVTGLAERAVALGVRRDGILIDPAHDFGKNTRHSLEITRRLDELTGTGWPLLVALSNKDFVGETLDLPVVERLEGTLAATAVSAWLGARVFRAHQVLPTRRVLDMVASIRGDRPPARTRRGLA from the coding sequence ATGGCGGGGGTGCTTCGGCTCGGAGATCGGACGTTCGCGCCCGGCGAGCTGGTGGTGATGGCCATCGTCAACCGCACCCCCGACTCCTTCTTCGACCGGGGCGCCACCTTCGCCGCGGACAGCGCGCTCCGGGCGGTGGAGCGGGCCGTGGCCGAGGGTGCGGAGATCATCGACATCGGCGGCGTCAAGGCCGGGCCCGGCGACGAAGTGGACGTGGCGGAGGAGATCCGCCGCACCGTCGACACCATCGCCGCGGTCCGGGCCGCGTTCCCGGACGTGGTGCTCTCGATCGACACCTGGCGGGCCGAGGTGGCGGTGGAGGCGGTCGCCGCCGGCGCCGACCTGCTCAACGACACCTGGTCCGGCGCGGACCCCGCGCTGGCCCGGGTCGCCGCCGAGACCGGCGCCGGGCTGGTCTGTTCGCACGCCGGCGGGCTGGCGCCGCGCACCCGCCCGCACCGCGCGGCCTTCGACGACGTGGTGGCCGACGTCGTCGCGACGGTGACCGGCCTCGCCGAGCGCGCGGTCGCCCTGGGGGTACGCCGGGACGGCATCCTGATCGACCCGGCGCACGACTTCGGCAAGAACACCCGGCACTCGCTGGAGATCACCCGCCGCCTCGACGAGCTCACCGGCACGGGGTGGCCCCTGCTCGTCGCGCTGTCGAACAAGGATTTCGTCGGCGAGACGCTGGACCTACCGGTCGTGGAGCGGCTGGAGGGCACCCTCGCGGCGACGGCGGTGTCGGCGTGGCTGGGCGCCCGGGTCTTCCGCGCCCACCAGGTGCTGCCGACCCGCCGCGTGCTGGACATGGTGGCGTCGATCCGGGGCGACCGCCCGCCGGCCCGCACCCGCCGCGGCCTGGCCTGA
- a CDS encoding SRPBCC family protein produces the protein MTGPADGDGLGEAAQPGAGEVTATVIVNAPADRVFAALTAWERQSDWIPFTTVRVVEGDGGEGSIVEAVTVIGPAVLRDEMRVVRVDAPYEVGVVHCGKLLRGPGVLRCTPIEGDRTQVVWHEWFHLPGGTAGRVAWPMLWPGSKISLNQALRKFGRLVEQGRLP, from the coding sequence GTGACGGGCCCGGCCGACGGCGACGGCCTGGGCGAGGCGGCCCAACCCGGGGCGGGCGAGGTCACCGCGACGGTGATCGTCAACGCGCCGGCCGACCGGGTCTTCGCCGCCCTGACCGCGTGGGAGCGGCAGTCCGACTGGATCCCGTTCACCACCGTCCGGGTGGTCGAGGGGGACGGCGGCGAGGGCAGCATCGTGGAGGCGGTCACCGTGATCGGTCCCGCCGTCCTGCGCGACGAGATGCGGGTGGTCCGGGTCGACGCGCCCTACGAGGTCGGCGTGGTGCACTGCGGCAAGCTGCTGCGCGGCCCGGGGGTGCTGCGCTGCACCCCGATCGAGGGCGACCGCACCCAGGTGGTCTGGCACGAGTGGTTCCACCTGCCGGGCGGCACGGCCGGGCGGGTCGCCTGGCCAATGCTGTGGCCCGGTTCCAAGATCAGCCTGAACCAGGCACTCCGGAAGTTCGGCCGGCTGGTCGAGCAGGGCCGGCTGCCCTGA
- a CDS encoding DNA-3-methyladenine glycosylase I: protein MTDLVIGADGLPRCAWGASTPDYAVYHDREWGRPLHGDDALYERMTLEAFQSGLSWLTILRKRPAFRLAFDEFRIEKVAGYGEADVTRLLADAGIVRNRSKIEAAIANARVALDLPEGLSALLWSYAPPPRAARPESFAQVPALSPESTALAKALKKRGFRFVGPTTAYALMQATGMVDDHLAGCHVATAGQA from the coding sequence GTGACTGACCTGGTGATCGGCGCCGACGGGCTGCCCCGCTGCGCCTGGGGGGCGAGCACCCCCGACTACGCCGTCTACCATGACCGCGAGTGGGGCCGGCCGCTGCACGGCGACGACGCGCTCTACGAGCGGATGACCCTGGAGGCGTTCCAGTCGGGGTTGTCCTGGCTGACCATCCTCCGCAAGCGCCCGGCCTTCCGGCTGGCCTTCGACGAGTTCCGGATCGAGAAGGTGGCCGGCTATGGCGAGGCCGACGTGACCCGGCTGCTCGCCGACGCCGGGATCGTCCGCAACCGGTCCAAGATCGAGGCCGCGATAGCGAACGCCCGGGTCGCCCTGGACCTGCCCGAGGGGCTCTCCGCCCTGCTCTGGTCGTACGCGCCGCCGCCCCGGGCCGCCCGGCCGGAGTCGTTCGCCCAGGTGCCGGCGCTGAGCCCGGAGTCCACCGCGCTGGCGAAGGCACTGAAGAAGCGCGGCTTCCGGTTCGTGGGCCCCACCACCGCGTACGCGCTGATGCAGGCCACGGGAATGGTCGACGACCACCTCGCCGGTTGCCACGTCGCCACTGCCGGGCAGGCGTGA
- a CDS encoding SDR family NAD(P)-dependent oxidoreductase, which translates to MRFQDRVVLVTGGASGLGEATVRRFAAEGARVVIADTDAEGAQRVAGGLPDAHAVTVDTGDAGSVERGVAETVERYGRLDVIFNNAGIDGRQQPLHEMDLANWDQVRRVNGDGVFFVLKYGIAAMLRTGGGVIVNTSSTTALAAQENISPYTFTKAGIVGLTRSAAVEYAARGIRVNAVAPTVVMTPLVQHFIDSAPDPAQMRRQMESFNPKPGIPTPDDVAGVVLFLASDDAAWITGHTIPIDGGYVAR; encoded by the coding sequence ATGCGGTTTCAGGACAGGGTCGTTCTCGTCACCGGCGGCGCCTCCGGGCTCGGCGAGGCCACCGTTCGGCGGTTCGCCGCCGAGGGGGCCCGGGTGGTGATCGCCGACACCGACGCGGAGGGGGCGCAGCGTGTGGCCGGCGGCCTGCCGGACGCCCACGCGGTCACCGTCGACACCGGCGACGCCGGGTCGGTCGAGCGGGGCGTAGCGGAGACCGTCGAGCGCTACGGCCGGCTCGACGTGATCTTCAACAACGCCGGGATCGACGGCAGGCAGCAGCCACTGCACGAGATGGACCTGGCGAACTGGGACCAGGTCCGCCGGGTCAACGGCGACGGCGTCTTCTTCGTTCTCAAGTACGGCATCGCGGCGATGCTGCGCACCGGCGGGGGAGTCATCGTCAACACGTCGTCCACGACCGCGCTGGCCGCCCAGGAGAACATCTCGCCGTACACCTTCACGAAGGCCGGCATCGTGGGCCTGACCCGGTCCGCCGCCGTCGAGTACGCGGCCCGCGGCATCCGGGTCAACGCGGTGGCCCCGACCGTGGTGATGACCCCGCTGGTGCAGCACTTCATCGACAGCGCCCCGGATCCGGCGCAGATGCGGCGGCAGATGGAGTCGTTCAATCCTAAACCGGGCATCCCCACCCCGGACGACGTGGCCGGGGTGGTGCTCTTCCTCGCCTCCGACGACGCGGCCTGGATCACCGGCCACACCATCCCGATCGACGGCGGCTACGTGGCCCGCTGA
- a CDS encoding enoyl-CoA hydratase/isomerase family protein produces MTEPLLVDRTDAVVTLTLNRPSAMNSLDVALKEALRDTLAELEADRACRAVVLAGAGGSFSAGQDLREHVRTLESGVADPLGTVPAHYNPIAARLANLPKPVVAAVRGMAAGAGASLAFLADFRIGGPGTRFLMAFAGVGLAADTGASWTLPRLVGHAKAVELLMLAEPVRAEEANRLGLLTRLVDDDEQVLPAAQELAARLAAGPTVAYGAIKRQLSIADAGTLADALAAEAQAQAICGATTDHREATMAFVNKQKPTFAGH; encoded by the coding sequence GTGACCGAGCCGCTGCTGGTCGACCGCACCGATGCCGTCGTCACCCTGACGCTGAACCGCCCGTCGGCGATGAACTCGCTCGACGTGGCGCTGAAGGAGGCGCTGCGGGACACCCTGGCCGAGCTGGAGGCCGACCGGGCCTGCCGGGCGGTGGTCCTCGCCGGCGCGGGCGGGTCGTTCAGCGCCGGCCAGGACCTGCGCGAGCACGTGCGGACCCTCGAGTCGGGGGTGGCGGACCCGCTCGGCACCGTCCCGGCCCACTACAACCCGATCGCCGCCCGGCTGGCCAACCTGCCCAAGCCGGTGGTCGCCGCGGTCCGGGGCATGGCCGCCGGGGCCGGGGCGTCGCTGGCCTTCCTCGCCGACTTCCGCATCGGCGGGCCGGGCACGCGCTTCCTGATGGCCTTCGCCGGGGTGGGGCTCGCCGCCGACACGGGCGCCTCCTGGACGCTGCCCCGGCTGGTCGGCCACGCCAAGGCCGTCGAGCTGCTGATGCTCGCCGAGCCGGTGCGCGCCGAGGAGGCCAACCGGCTGGGCCTGCTGACCAGGCTGGTCGACGACGACGAGCAGGTGCTGCCGGCGGCACAGGAACTGGCCGCCCGGCTCGCCGCCGGGCCGACCGTCGCGTACGGGGCGATCAAGCGGCAGCTCTCCATCGCCGACGCGGGCACCCTCGCCGACGCGCTGGCCGCGGAGGCACAGGCGCAGGCCATCTGCGGCGCCACGACGGACCACCGCGAGGCCACGATGGCCTTCGTCAACAAGCAGAAGCCCACCTTCGCCGGCCACTGA
- a CDS encoding PaaX family transcriptional regulator has translation MQARSALFDLYGDHLRPRGGRAPVAALVKLLAPLGIAPPAVRTAVSRMVRQGWLEPLRMSTGPGYSITAKAARRLDEAAARIYRTGRVSWDGRFDLLILVTPTPRRDRQRLAASLSFLGYGALDEQTWVGTRPAEDVDVLLEEAGVRYERFTAAHAAGTPGAMGVVRRAWDLAEIGRAYERFVAEQRPLLAGVTARSGDEEAYAARFRLVHAWRTFLFRDPQLPPALLPDRWPGTAAASFFDRHAARLRPAADRYVEQCLDATNRIARQKGR, from the coding sequence ATGCAGGCACGGTCGGCACTCTTCGACCTGTACGGTGACCACCTCCGGCCACGAGGTGGCCGCGCGCCGGTCGCCGCCCTGGTCAAGCTACTCGCGCCGCTCGGGATCGCACCCCCGGCGGTACGGACCGCGGTCAGCCGCATGGTCCGCCAGGGCTGGCTGGAGCCACTCCGGATGTCCACCGGGCCGGGATACTCGATCACGGCGAAGGCGGCGCGGCGGCTCGACGAGGCGGCCGCCCGGATCTACCGTACCGGCCGGGTCAGCTGGGACGGGCGGTTCGACCTGCTCATCCTGGTGACCCCCACCCCCCGGCGGGACCGCCAGCGGCTCGCCGCCAGTCTGAGCTTCCTCGGCTACGGCGCACTCGACGAGCAGACCTGGGTGGGCACGCGTCCCGCCGAGGACGTGGACGTGCTGCTGGAAGAGGCGGGCGTGCGGTACGAGCGGTTCACCGCCGCCCACGCCGCGGGCACGCCCGGGGCGATGGGGGTGGTCCGCCGGGCCTGGGACCTCGCCGAGATCGGGCGCGCCTACGAGCGGTTCGTCGCCGAGCAGCGTCCCCTGCTGGCCGGGGTGACCGCCCGCAGCGGTGACGAGGAGGCCTACGCGGCGCGGTTCCGGCTGGTGCACGCGTGGCGTACGTTCCTCTTCCGGGACCCGCAGCTGCCTCCGGCGCTGCTGCCCGACCGCTGGCCCGGCACCGCCGCGGCCAGCTTCTTCGACCGGCACGCGGCCCGGCTGCGGCCGGCCGCCGATCGGTACGTCGAACAGTGCCTCGACGCCACCAACCGCATCGCCCGACAGAAGGGTCGTTAG
- a CDS encoding DUF3117 domain-containing protein: MAAMKPRTGDGPLEVTKEGRGIVMRVPLEGGGRLVVEMTPDEANALGDALKAAAG; the protein is encoded by the coding sequence ATGGCGGCGATGAAGCCGCGGACGGGCGACGGTCCGCTGGAAGTCACCAAGGAGGGCCGGGGCATCGTCATGCGGGTCCCGCTGGAGGGTGGTGGCCGGCTCGTCGTCGAGATGACTCCCGACGAGGCCAACGCGCTCGGTGACGCGCTGAAGGCAGCCGCCGGCTGA